In the Gemmatimonadaceae bacterium genome, one interval contains:
- a CDS encoding dienelactone hydrolase family protein, with protein sequence MHSGVRMLVLLSFIAIAACGGSGATSSGTIGSGSDTGFVVTGNPESPTGATWSYKGAVDGVAYDLTGVLYKPLGAGPFPAVLLSHGSDGSASFFSGLVAPTMVTWGLVCIGVNYTHSSGVPLGSPGTAADVGASAANVERAHMTYLLLRKLGYVDMTRVAAHGHSMGAYVDVALLGAYPSDFRVASHTGGGVRPAFIVAGPAPTIAEAITIRTPYQMHHGDADTTVALSYDQRQDSVLAATNVDHQLFVYPGLDHLAVRTSPAMFQRVHDWYHAHGLF encoded by the coding sequence ATGCATAGCGGCGTCCGAATGCTCGTGTTGCTCTCGTTCATCGCCATCGCCGCGTGCGGTGGCTCCGGTGCTACCTCGAGCGGCACGATCGGCTCCGGCTCCGACACCGGGTTCGTAGTCACCGGAAATCCCGAGTCGCCCACTGGGGCAACATGGTCGTACAAAGGCGCCGTCGACGGCGTCGCGTATGATCTCACCGGCGTATTGTACAAACCCCTCGGCGCGGGACCATTTCCGGCGGTTCTGCTGAGTCATGGCTCCGATGGCAGCGCCTCGTTCTTCTCGGGTCTCGTTGCGCCGACGATGGTAACGTGGGGACTCGTGTGCATCGGCGTGAACTACACCCATTCGAGCGGCGTACCGCTCGGGTCGCCCGGAACCGCGGCCGACGTCGGCGCCAGTGCCGCCAACGTGGAGCGCGCCCACATGACCTATCTCTTGTTGCGCAAGCTCGGGTACGTCGACATGACCCGCGTCGCCGCTCATGGGCATAGCATGGGCGCGTATGTCGACGTCGCGCTGCTGGGCGCGTACCCGAGTGATTTTCGCGTCGCGTCGCACACGGGCGGCGGCGTCCGCCCGGCGTTCATCGTCGCGGGACCGGCGCCAACGATCGCGGAAGCGATCACCATCCGAACGCCCTACCAGATGCATCATGGTGACGCCGACACCACCGTGGCACTGAGCTACGACCAGCGTCAGGACTCGGTGTTGGCTGCGACGAACGTCGACCATCAACTGTTCGTGTACCCGGGCCTCGATCACCTCGCCGTGCGAACGTCGCCGGCGATGTTCCAGCGGGTTCACGACTGGTATCACGCTCACGGGCTGTTCTAA
- a CDS encoding sigma-70 family RNA polymerase sigma factor, translating to MLPLPPSESAPVTEILAQARAGDRAAMERLVSLVYGELHAMAHRKLSFERTGHTLQTTALVNEAYLKLVDQRNVDWQNRSHFFAVAALAMRRILVNHAEARNAAKRGGAVERVPLDEVQVIGGDIPDDRLLALDEALKRLEQFNERGARVIQYRFFGGMNYDEIATTMGVSPITVRRSWESARAWLKRELEADIVDQP from the coding sequence GTGCTCCCTCTCCCCCCGTCCGAATCGGCGCCGGTCACCGAGATTCTCGCCCAGGCGCGAGCCGGAGACCGCGCGGCAATGGAGCGGCTCGTCTCGCTCGTGTACGGTGAGCTGCACGCAATGGCCCATCGCAAGCTGTCGTTCGAGCGCACGGGTCACACGCTGCAGACGACGGCGCTCGTCAACGAGGCCTACCTCAAGCTGGTAGATCAACGCAACGTCGATTGGCAGAACCGTTCCCACTTCTTTGCGGTGGCGGCGCTCGCGATGCGGCGGATTCTCGTCAACCACGCCGAAGCGCGGAACGCCGCCAAGCGAGGCGGCGCGGTGGAGCGCGTTCCGCTCGATGAGGTTCAGGTCATCGGCGGCGACATTCCCGACGACCGGCTGCTCGCGCTCGACGAGGCGCTGAAACGGCTCGAGCAGTTCAATGAACGCGGCGCCCGCGTGATCCAGTATCGCTTTTTCGGCGGAATGAATTACGACGAAATCGCGACGACCATGGGTGTTTCTCCCATTACGGTCCGCCGTTCGTGGGAATCGGCGCGGGCGTGGCTCAAGCGTGAGCTCGAAGCCGATATCGTCGACCAGCCATGA